The region AATAACCCTGGCGGCGGTATTCGGTTATCCCAACCGCGCCATGGCGTTTGGAAAGCTTGCTGCGATCCGCGCCCATAATAATTGGCAAATGCGCGTACTCGGGCCGGGCAATCCCCAGCGCCTCCTGAACCAATATCTGCTTGGGAGTGTTGGAAATGTGATCCTCGCCGCGGATCACATGGGTAATCCCCATATCAAAATCATCAACCACGACCGTAAAATTATAAAGCGCGTTATCCATATCCTTGGCAATCACAAAATCGCCGGTCAGTCCGGTATCGAATTCGATATCGCCCCGCACCAAATCGTTAAATTTTATTTTTTTATTTTCCGCGCGAAACCTGATGACATATTTTTTCCCCCGAGCGATCAAATCGTTGATTTCACTCTCGGCAAGATGAGCGCATTTCCCCGAATATGCCGGCGCTTCGCCGCGCGACATTTGGTATTGCTTTTGAGCTTCCAGTTCCTCCTGCGAGCAAAAACAATAATAGGCTTTATTCTCATCCAGCAATTTTCGCAGATAATGTTTATACAACTCCCCTCTTTGCGTTTGATAAAACGGCCCCTCATCCCATCCAAGCCCGAGCCATTCCAAACCATCAAGAATATCGTCGGCAAACTCCTTTTTTGAACGCTCTTTATCGGTGTCTTCCATCCGTAAAATAATTGCGCCATCGCGCTGTTTGGCAAAAAGATAGTTAAAAAGCGCCATCCTCAAAGTTCCGATATGCATATATCCGGTTGGCGAAGGCGGCATCCTCACCCGCACTGTTTTTTTTATTTTTTTATTTTCGTCAGCCATATGTTTGATCCATCCTTTGGCGCTTATTTTTTATCACTTATTCGCGAACTTTACAATATAATCCGCGATCGTTAAAGCGGCGTTTGGACGGGCAAATTGCGCCGCGGCTTCAGACATCGCGGTTAAAGTTTCGGCTGACCCCAAAAGCTCTCGAATTTTTTCCAAAAACAAATGGCTGGTAAAATTATTTTCTTCCATAACCAGCGCCGCGCCCGCTCGCGCGTAAGCATAAGCGTTCTTTACCTGATGGTCCTGGGCCGATTCCGGCAAGGGAATCAGAATGCTGGGTTTTTTTACCGCCGCAATCTCAAACACGCTCCCCGATCCGGCGCGGCTGATAATTAAATCCGCGGCGGCGTAAATGTTGGCAAGCGCCCGCTCATCGGCAAATCCAAGCGGATGATAATATCCCAAAGCTTCGGACCCGACCGTGATTTTTGATTCCTTCATTATCTGGTTAATGTTTCTTGGCCCGGTGATATGAATAACTTCGTAAGATTTAAGCAGTTCGGGCATTGCGTCCAAAATCTTGTCATTGATCCTCCGCGCGCCTTGAGACCCGCCAATAATCAATATTATCGGACGGTCTCCGATAATCCCCAAAGCTTGAACGGCTTCCTGTTTTGACCCGTCAACCATTTCCCGGCGCACCGGATTGCCGACAAGCGCCACCTTACGCGGCGGAAAATTTTCCGTATCGGGAAAAGAAACGAAAATAGCCGCGGCGTATTTTGAAGTTTTTTTGCTTACCAGCCCCGGGACACTGTCTGATTCCTGCAGTAAAACCGGAATGCCAAGCATCCAAGCCGAAAACGCCACCGGAAAAGAGCCGTAACCGCCTTTTGAAAAAACCACATCCGGGTTCATTAAAAAAAGCAAAAAAAATGATTGCAGAACTCCCAAAGGCACTTTAACCAGCGTGTCAATAACATTTTGAATTATGGACAGAGGATCCATATAGCGCCTAATTTTCCCCGAAAGTATGTGCCGTACCTTCACGCGCTCCCGCGCCAAAACCACATTGCAGAAATTATCCTTCGGGCCGATATAGGAAAGTTGAATATCCGTACCGTATTTTTTCTTGATCTCGCGGACTATCGCCACGATTGGATAAATATGCCCGCCCGTGCCACCGCCCGTAAAAATTATCTTCATTGGTTTTATGTTAACCCTTAAGCAAATTATACGCCATTTTAGTCCATTTTAAAATCCCTTCCCTTTCCCTTTGTTTATTTATAAGGAACGGGATTGGCGGGAAATGTTTAAAAGAAGACCGGCGGCGGCAAGTTCCACCGCGATCGCCGTCCCGCCATAGCTTATAAACGGCAGCGGAATACCGCTCAACGGAATCAACCCCGTCGTGGAAGAGATATTGATCACCGCCTGCAATGTTATCCAAACAATTATCCCGCAAGCCAAAAGATATTCGAATTTATCGTTACTGGCCCGAGCGACAGAAAAACCGCGCCAAGCAAATAGCACGAACAACCCCACCAATAAAAGACTGCCGGCAAAGCCCAATTCCTGCGCATAGGGCGCGAAAACCGAATCGCCGATAAGCTCGGGCAATAAAGTATATTTTGACGATGATGAACCCAACCCCTGCCCAAAAACACCGCCCGACCCCACAATAATCAGCGCCTGGTTGGCCTGAAAATTTTTTCCCAACGGATCCGACTCCGGAGAAAGCCACGATGAAAGCCGATCAAGGCGGTAAGGCTCGGAATAGACCAAAACCAAAAGCGCCAACACGCCGACGCCAACCATCAAAAAAGTATGGCGCAACGGGGTGCCCGAAAGAAAATACATGGCAAACGCGGTCACAACCACAATGCCAAAAGTACTTAGATCGGGCTGCTTGAGCAACAAGAAACCAACCAAACCGATAACAAGCAAAAAAGCTCCCAATGTATTGCTAAAATCGGTTTTGGAATTTTTGCGTCCGGCGATCCGCGAAGACAGCCAACTGGCAAGATACACGATAAAAACCAATTTCAACACTTCCGATGGCTGGATCGAAGCGAATCCAAGATGAATCCAGCGTTGCGCTCCGCCGGCAGAAAATCCAAAACCCGGCACAAAAACCAAAATTAGAAGAGAAACCGCGGCCAAAAGAAACAATGGGGCGAATTTGCGCACCAAGCCCAAAGGTATCTTATAAGCCAAAAATCCCAAAAAAAAGCCCGGAAGTATCCCCATCATCGCTTGATGCTTGATTAAATAATAACTGTAATGGAATTTGGATTGCGCCAACATCGCTGACGCGCTGGACAATATCAAAATACCCAAAACCATCATAGTTATGATTACCGCCAACAAAACAAAATCCGGGTTTTTCGGCTGTTCTTTGGTCATTTCGGTTTATTGATCTTAGCCAAGCTCTGCTTGAATTTATCGCCGCGGTCGGCGTAATCTTTGAATCCGTTAAAACTTGCCGAAGCCGCGGAAAGCAAGCAAATCCGGCCCGGACCGGTTCGGGCGATCGCCAGATCAACCGCTTTATCCATATTATCGGTGAAATAATGGCCGATTTGAGCCAATCTTTCGTTCTCGCCCAGAACTAACGCTTTTTTTTCGATTTCCCGCCATATTCTCTGGCCGGTAACGGGAAAAAGAATCAGTGTATTAATTTTTCCCTTAAGAACCGCCTCGGCTAATTTTTCAAAAGGCTGGCCGCGATCAAATCCGCCGGCGATCAGCGTCTCCACCCGATCTCCCAATCCCTGAATCGCGGCCACCGCGCTTTCCTGAATCGTCGATAAAGAATCATTGTAACAATCGATACCGAAAAAATTTCCGATAAATTCCAGCCGGTTATCAAGAGGTTCGAATTCCGCGATCGCGGCGTTAATATCGTTATCGCCAACACCGATAATTCTCCCGATTATCGCGCCGACTTTGGCATTTTCCAAATTGAATTTGCCAATCAATTTGGTTTTACCGGCATAATTCCAGCTATATTCATTAAAAGCGATTTTTCGCGCCAACGATT is a window of Candidatus Nealsonbacteria bacterium DGGOD1a DNA encoding:
- the gltX gene encoding glutamate--tRNA ligase, which codes for MADENKKIKKTVRVRMPPSPTGYMHIGTLRMALFNYLFAKQRDGAIILRMEDTDKERSKKEFADDILDGLEWLGLGWDEGPFYQTQRGELYKHYLRKLLDENKAYYCFCSQEELEAQKQYQMSRGEAPAYSGKCAHLAESEINDLIARGKKYVIRFRAENKKIKFNDLVRGDIEFDTGLTGDFVIAKDMDNALYNFTVVVDDFDMGITHVIRGEDHISNTPKQILVQEALGIARPEYAHLPIIMGADRSKLSKRHGAVGITEYRRQGYLKEALINFTAFLGWNPGTEKEIYSMEELLRDFSLDKVQKGGAVFNPVRLDYLNGLYIRRESIDELARLCVPYFIGAGFIAEEINDGVSVYKNAQTGERVDFEFIKKIVLYQQSRMKKLAEAAESSGYFFASGLEYEKDLLKWKEASFSEIELALDKLLYLFSKIETGEWGREKLEQVVLPQIAEFNLSRGLPEKDRGYLLWPLRVSLCGQKMSIGPFEMADVLGKEKTMARITAAKELIGGSICGQTLFKQ
- the ftsW gene encoding putative lipid II flippase FtsW, encoding MTKEQPKNPDFVLLAVIITMMVLGILILSSASAMLAQSKFHYSYYLIKHQAMMGILPGFFLGFLAYKIPLGLVRKFAPLFLLAAVSLLILVFVPGFGFSAGGAQRWIHLGFASIQPSEVLKLVFIVYLASWLSSRIAGRKNSKTDFSNTLGAFLLVIGLVGFLLLKQPDLSTFGIVVVTAFAMYFLSGTPLRHTFLMVGVGVLALLVLVYSEPYRLDRLSSWLSPESDPLGKNFQANQALIIVGSGGVFGQGLGSSSSKYTLLPELIGDSVFAPYAQELGFAGSLLLVGLFVLFAWRGFSVARASNDKFEYLLACGIIVWITLQAVINISSTTGLIPLSGIPLPFISYGGTAIAVELAAAGLLLNISRQSRSL
- the murG gene encoding undecaprenyldiphospho-muramoylpentapeptide beta-N-acetylglucosaminyltransferase produces the protein MKIIFTGGGTGGHIYPIVAIVREIKKKYGTDIQLSYIGPKDNFCNVVLARERVKVRHILSGKIRRYMDPLSIIQNVIDTLVKVPLGVLQSFFLLFLMNPDVVFSKGGYGSFPVAFSAWMLGIPVLLQESDSVPGLVSKKTSKYAAAIFVSFPDTENFPPRKVALVGNPVRREMVDGSKQEAVQALGIIGDRPIILIIGGSQGARRINDKILDAMPELLKSYEVIHITGPRNINQIMKESKITVGSEALGYYHPLGFADERALANIYAAADLIISRAGSGSVFEIAAVKKPSILIPLPESAQDHQVKNAYAYARAGAALVMEENNFTSHLFLEKIRELLGSAETLTAMSEAAAQFARPNAALTIADYIVKFANK